A region of Allocoleopsis franciscana PCC 7113 DNA encodes the following proteins:
- the trpA gene encoding tryptophan synthase subunit alpha produces the protein MTSVSACFKSLHDASQCALIPFITAGDPDLKTTAEALRILDQSGADLIELGVPYSDPLADGPTIQAAATRALQQGVRLDDVLGMVKDVAPQLKAPIILFTYYNPILNRGIESFLKQIAEVGIKGLVVPDLPLEEAESLLTPAAKIGIEVVLLVAPTSSKERIEAIAHQSQGFIYLVSVTGVTGVRNQIESRVQDILQQMRTVTDKPIGVGFGISQPEQARQIKAWGADAVIVGSAFVKRLADGTPAEGLSAIGEFCQSLKSAIRD, from the coding sequence ATGACCTCGGTTTCCGCTTGTTTCAAATCCCTACACGATGCTTCTCAGTGCGCCCTGATTCCCTTTATCACGGCTGGCGACCCCGATTTGAAGACGACAGCGGAAGCGTTACGCATTCTCGACCAATCGGGTGCTGATTTGATTGAATTAGGGGTGCCTTACTCAGACCCCCTGGCGGATGGCCCGACCATTCAAGCCGCAGCAACGAGAGCCTTACAACAGGGCGTGCGCTTGGATGATGTGTTAGGGATGGTAAAGGATGTTGCGCCCCAACTCAAAGCGCCGATTATCCTGTTTACTTACTACAACCCCATTCTCAATCGAGGCATTGAATCATTTTTAAAGCAGATTGCGGAAGTGGGGATCAAAGGGTTAGTGGTACCTGACTTGCCTTTGGAAGAGGCAGAATCTCTCCTCACACCTGCGGCAAAAATTGGGATTGAGGTGGTTTTACTGGTTGCACCCACCAGTTCAAAAGAACGCATCGAAGCGATCGCCCATCAATCTCAGGGCTTCATTTATCTGGTTAGCGTTACAGGCGTCACGGGAGTCCGAAACCAGATAGAATCACGAGTTCAAGATATTCTCCAGCAGATGCGTACTGTAACCGATAAGCCCATTGGTGTTGGCTTTGGTATCTCCCAGCCCGAACAAGCTCGACAGATCAAAGCTTGGGGAGCGGATGCGGTAATTGTCGGTAGTGCCTTTGTCAAACGATTGGCAGATGGCACACCCGCTGAGGGATTGTCTGCCATTGGTGAGTTTTGCCAAAGCTTGAAGTCAGCCATTAGGGATTAG